The genomic stretch CCAGGCCAGCGCGCCTTCGAGCACGGGGTTGCCGCCGGGGGAGCCGGTCCACTCCAGCCCCGCGAACTTGTCCCCGCCCTTGGTCGCCATCTGGGCGCACACCGATTGCTGGTCTTCGGCCAGCACGTTCACGGTGACGACTTTCGCGCCGCGTACCCTGGGCCAGCTCGTGCTGGTGTGCGCCACGCAGAACGCCACCAGGGGCGGGTCCAGTGAGACCGAGGTGAAGGAGTTCGCGGCCAGTCCGCAGGGCCGGCCGTCTTGGGGGTCGAGCGCCGTGATCGCCACCACGCCCGTGGCGAACCTGCCGAGCACCTGCCGGAAGCGCCGGCTGTCCAGGTGGCCGTTCGCGCTCTGTGAGTTCGGGCCCGTCGGCATGGCGGCTCCGTTGCGAATCCTGCGCTGATGCGGCGTCGGAAGGCTGCGGCAACCATCCGGCGCGATGAGCCGGGCAGCGTGTGTGCTCATGGGTCCGCCTCCTAGTCCACCGGCTGCGCTCTCATCTTACCAAGCGCTTGCTTGGACGCTAGGGGCAATCGCGGAAACGTGTCAAGTCGTATGCCGCACGGGTCGCGCGCTGGGTGGCCCCATACGTGCGTTGACATGGGGGAAATGTCCGGCATAGCGTGAGAGATGTGCCCAAGCGCTTGCTTGATTTTCGGGACGTGACCGCGATCGCCGGCGTCGGATACACCCCCTTCACCAAGGACTCCGGGGCCAGCACTCTGACGCTGGCCTGCCGCGCCGTGCTGGCCGCCCTGGAGGACGCCGGGCTGACGGCGGACGACGTGGACGGCCTGGCCACGCACCGCGTCGGCGACTCGGCGCCGCCCGCCTTGGTCGGACCGGCGCTGGGGCTGACGGACCTGGCCTGGCATCTGGACCAGTTCGGCGGCGGCAGCGTCTCCCACGCCGTGGTCGGCCAGGCCGCGCTGGCGGTGGCGGCCGGGATGGCCGAGACGGTCGTCTGCTACCGGGCCATCAACGCCCGCTCCGAGTTCCGCATGGGCGGCACCGGGCGGGGTGTGCCGGCGAGCCCGGAGGTGCAGTACCAGGCGCCGTACGGATATGTCGCACCGCCGCAGCAGTACGCCATGTATGCCCGCGCCCACATGCTGAAATATGGCACCAAAGCCGAGCACTTCGGGCAGTTGGCCGTCACGCAGCGCGCCAATGCCGCCAAGAACCCGCGGGCGCTCATGCGTACCCCCATCACGATGGACGACTACCTGGCCAGCCGGTGGATCGCCGAGCCCTTCCGCCTCCTGGACTGCTGCCTGGAGACCGACGGGGCCTGCGCCGTGGTCGTCACCACCGCGGAACGTGCCCGCTCGTTGCGCCGCCCGCCGGTCCTGATCTCGGCCGCGGCCTGGGGTGGCGGCACGTCGCACCTGTCGGGCCCCGCCGCCGACCCCACGGTGACCGCGGCCGCCGCGCTCGCCCCGCGCCTGTACGCCCAGGCCGGGCTCGGGCCCGCGGAGATCGACGTGGCCGAGCTCTACGACTGCTTCACGTACTCGGTGATCGTGCAACTGGAGGACTACGGGTTCTGCGCCAAAGGAGAGGGCGGCCCGTACGTGGCCTCGGGCGCCACGGCGCTGGACGGCCCGCTGCCGGTCAACACCCACGGCGGTTTCCTGTCGGAGGGCTACGTCCACGGCGTCAACCACATTGCGGAGGCGGTGTCCCAGCTCAGGGGCGACGCGGGGGACCGCCAGGTGCCCGGCGCGGAGGTGGCGTTGTCCACGGCCCAGCCCGGCTACATCCTGCCCGCCACCTCCGCCCTGATCCTCAGGAGGTCCTGATGCCCTACCGGCCCGAGCCCGACCGGGACTCCCGGGAGTGGTGGCAGCGGATCGCGACGCGCGAGTTCGTCGTGCAGCGGTGCGACACGTGCGGCACGACCCGTTTCCCGGCCAGGGCGTTCTGTCCGGCGTGCCGGACTGAGGCGTGGCACTGGCAGGAGGTGGAGCCCGAGGGGCGGGTCGAGAGCTGGATCGTCAACCACCAGGCGTTCATGCCGGGCGCCCGGGAGCCGTACGTGGTCGTCATGGTGCGGCTGGCGGCGGTGCCCGGCTGTCTCGTGTACGGCAACTGGGACGGCGAGCGACCCCCGGAGGCGGGTGAGCGGGTGCGGGCGTCCTACAACCGGATCGACGACACGCTGACACTGGTGAACTGGGCTCCGGCCGCCGGGTGACGAGGACGCCGGGAACGTGGATCCCGGCATTGGTTTCGTACCCACGAACCCCATCAGTCCCACCATGGCGAAGCTGCCCCCAGTTCGGGCTCCGAGGGTTGATGATGAGGCAGTAGACGTCAACGCGGACGGCTTGATCTTGGCGGCGGACGTGAGCGGAACGGACTCGGCGACCGGCGTGGCCGCGCGGCCACGGCTGACGATCATGCCTGCGGTCCGGACGTTCGTGCCCGCAGAGGCGCGGCCGCGCGGGCCGCCGGGCGGGCGGAAGAAAGGAAGTGATCGATCGGCCGGTCCTCAGAGGAAAGCGCGCCCTGGCGGGCGTGGGGGACCCGCCAGGACGCGCTTCCTGCCCCGTGAGCGGCGGCGCCAGGACTCCGGCGAGGGATGGAGTCCTAGGCCGTGTGATCGCACACGGAGTCGATGGGGGAGTGTGAAAGCTCCTGCCGCCGGTAACGTGCGGCGATGCGTTGAGCTGCACCAACCGGGTCATCAATGGGGTGCGTGACGGGGGCGCCACCCTCCTCGTTCCAGACAAAGGATCCGTCGTCGCACCACGCGGTCAGCTCAGTCGACACCGATTGCACGGACTCGCCATGCCGATTGCTCTGGCAGGTGTGGGTGAACCGCTGGCGCGGCAACACGTAACGCAGTAAACGTGTTGCTTCACCAGGGTCTTGCCAGGGCAGGTACGGCGTACCCGTGCGGACCGGCAACACTGGCCTTCACCCCCTCACCGGCCTTTAGATGGATTTGTACCAACGAATGGATGATGGGCCGCTCAAGGGGGTTCGGTCAAGGGGTTGTGGCCTGCTAGAACCAGATCGTCTAAATTGTTGGAACAAAAGGGGTGAAAGTGGCAAGGTCGGTGCTGTATCAGCAGGTGGCTGCGGAATTGCGTCGCGCCATCTACTCGGGTGTCCTCGGCCCCGGGGCGCAGCTGCCGACCGAGGCGCAGCTCATGGAAGACCATGGGGTGAGCAGAAACACCGTACGGCTGGCCCTCGGAGAGCTCGTCAACGAAGGGCTCGTTACGCGCACGCCGCGGCGCGGAACCGTGGTCAGAGACCGGCGGCCGCTGCTCATCTATCCCCAACGTGAGCTGGAGCCACAACCTCGTGGGGAACTGCGGGAGGCGTTCGCCTACGCCGTGGCACAGGAAGGCCGCGCGCCAAGCCAGTACATCGAGGTGCTGACCGTGTCTCCGGTCGAGGAGATCGCCAGCAGGCTGGAGTTGGCGGACGGGGAATTGGCGGTGGTGAGACGTCGTCTGCGGTTCGTGGACGGCCAGCCGTACAACACCAACGATTCCTACTTCCCCCGTGATCTGGTTGCCGATTCCGAGATCGCCAGGCCCGGAGACATCGCGCGAGGGGCGAACCGGGTGCTGGAGGAACTGGGTCATGCGCAGGTGCGCGTCGTCGACGACATCTGGGCCCGCATGCCCAACCAAGAGGAGGCGGAGCGCCTCCAACTCGAGCTCGGCACACCAGTCATGGTGTATGTCCGAGTTGGTTTCGACGGGGCCGACATGCCCGTGCGTGTCGCGGTGTCGGTACTGCCCGCCGACAAACATTTGATCAGATACGAGCTCGATCGCCGCTAGAGGGCTCGGATGAAGGGGTGATTTCGCCGGCCGGGTGCAGCGAGAAATAGCCGCCTCGCTGGCCTGAGGGAGTCGTGCATACTCCCTCAAATCGCCATTTATCCGTATATACCGGGTTGAGGCCCCATTTCGCCCCTACGCGACATCGCGTCATTACGCTCTGCGCTCGCGTAGGAACCCATCGCAACGGGAGTTGTATTATGCACACAAACACCCTGCTTCATCCGCTCGCGCTCCGCAGGGCGGAACCTCACGACCTTCCCGGCGTCCTGACGCTGCTCGCGGACACCGCCGAGTGGCTCTATGCGCAAGGGGTGCGGCAGTGGCCCCGCAACGGGTTCGGCCCCGAGCGGATCGAGCCGCTCATTGAGGAGCGGGTGCTGTTCCTGCTCGACGACGAGCTTCGATACCTGGACCCCGACGAGTCGGCGCCGCCGGTGGCCACCATTGCCCTCGACGACCACGCCGATCCCGAATTCTGGACTCCCGGCGACGACCCGGGTGCCGCCCTCTACATCCACAAGCTGGCCGTGGCCCGGCCGTGGTCCGGCAGCGGGCTCGGGGACGCCCTCCTCGACTGGGCCGCCGCCTCGGCGTTCGCGGCGGGGCTGCCGTGGCTGCGGCTCGACTGCGCCAAGGCGAACCCGCGCCTGCAGTCGTACTACCGCAGCCGCGGTTTCCACCACGTCCGCACCGTGGACCTGCCCCACCGCTCCTCGGGGGCCCTCTTCCAGCGCCCTTCGGAGGACCTGTCCACGACCGCCTTCCGCGACCTGACGATCGCGGAGCTCATCTCCGCGTAGAACCCGGAACCGGGGCCCGGCCTCCTCGCCTGGAGGCCGGGCCCTGCCGGCACGACAGGCGACCCAAAGCAGACCCAAAGCGGCGAGCCACACCGTGGTTCCCATGAACAACGACTTCATCAGCCGTGAGATCCGGCTGGCCGCCCGTCCGGTGGGCGTGCCGGGCCCGGAGACCTTCGAGCTCGCCTCCACCCGTGTCCCCAGGCCTGGCGAGGGCCAGATCGTCGTCCGCAACACCTGGATGTCGGTGGACCCGTACATGCGGGAGTGGATGAGGGAGGAGGTGTCCTACGCCCAGCCGTACCGGATCGGCGCCCCGCTGCTCGGCTCGGCCGTCGGCGAGGTGGTCGCCTCACGGGCGGACTCCGTCCCGGTGGGCAGCATGGTGACGCACTTCCTGGGCTGGCGTGAGTACGCGCTGCTGGACGCCGCGGACGCGACCGTCATCGACACCACGGCCGCGCCCGCGGAGGCGTACCTGGGGCCGCTGGGCACGACCGGGCTGACCGCTTACGCCACGCTGACCCGGGTCGCCCCGGTCGAGCCCGGCGACGTGGTCTACGTGTCGGCGGCCGCCGGGGCCGTGGGCAGTGTGGCCGGGCAGATCGCCCGCAAGCTCGGGGCCGCCCAGGTGATCGGCTCGGCCGGCGGGCCGGTCAAGGCCAAGAAGCTCGTCGCCGACTTCGGCTTCGACGCCGGGCTCGACCACCGGGCCGCACCGATCGGCGCGCAACTGGCCGAGGCCGCCCCCGACGGCATCGACGTCTACGTCGACAACGTCGGCGGCGACCACCTGCGGGCCGCCATCGAGGCGCTGCGCGACCACGGCCGGATCGGCATGGTCGGCGCGATCTCCTCCTACAACTCCACCGAACCGGTGCCCGGCCCGGACAACCTGTTCAAGCTCGCCGCCAAGAACGCCACGCTCCGCGGGATGCTGGTCACCTCCTACCTCGGCCTCTTCCCCGAGTGGATCGAGCGCGGCGCGGCGTGGATCGCCGACGGCTCCCTCCACTACGAGCAGACTGTCTTCGACGGAATCGACCGCGCCCCGGACGCCTTCCTCGGCGTGTTGAGCGGCGCCAACACCGGCAAGATGCTGGTCCGGCTGAACTGAAGGGGGATGCGCATGTCCACGCGCATGAGCGTCAGTGAGCGCGAGGAGTTCCTGGCGGGCACGCACATCGGGGTGCTCAGCGTGGCCGACGGCCGGGCCCCGCTGCTGGTCCCGATCTGGTACGGCTACGCGCCCGGCGGCGACATCCGGATCAGCACGCCGTCCGGCACCCGCAAGCTCGAGCTGATCCGCGACGCGGGTCATGTCGGCTTCGCCGCCCAGCAGGAGGCGATGCCCTACAAATACGTCTCCATCGACGGCGTGGTCGCCGGATACGAGCCCACCGACCCCGGCGAATACCGCGAGTGGTCGATCAGGTACCTCGGTCCGGAGCAAGGAGAGCGGTTCTTCGCCTCCATCCAGGATGGGCTCGGCGATTGGGTGACGATCCGGATTCGCCCTGAACGGTGGCGTACGTTCGATTTCGGGAAGGAGTTCGCCTAGCTTTGACGGGTGCGTTTCGGGGTGCTGGGGCCGCTGACGGTCTGGACGGAAGACGGTGAGCCGGTCCGCATTCCGGAGACGAAGGTCCGCGCCCTCCTGGCCGATCTGCTGGTCCGGGAGGGCGGCCCGGTCTCCGCCGACCGGCTCGTCGACGACCTGTGGGGCGACGACCTGCCGCGCCATCCGGCCAACGCGCTCCAGCAAAAGGTCTCCCAGCTGCGGCGGGTCCTGAACGAGGCGGAGCCGGGCACGCGTGACCTCGTCGGCCACGGGCCCGCGGGCTACCGGCTCACGATCGAGGCCGACGCGGTCGACGCCGGGCAGTTCGCGGTCCTGGTCTCCCGCGCGGGCCGCACGCGAGATCCCCGTACGAGGTCCGCCCTGCTCGCCGACGCCCTCGCTCTGTGGCGAGGGCCGGCGCTGGCGGACTTCGCCGACGCCCCTTTCGCCGGGCCGGCGATCACGCGGCTGGAGGAGGCCCGCCTGGCCGCGCTGGAGGATCGGGCGGAGGCGCGCCTCGACCTCGGTGAGCACCACACGGTCGCCGGGGAGCTGGGCGACCTCGCCGCCCGGCACCCGCTGCGCGAGCGGGTGCAGGCCGCGTACCTCCGGGCGTTGTACGGCGCGGGCCGGCAAGCCGAGGCCCTGGAGGCGTACGAGGAGGTCCGCCGCCGCCTCGCCGACGAACTCGGCGCCGATCCCGGCCCGCAGCTGGCCGCCCTGCACGCGGCGATGTTGCGGCAGGATCCCGCGCTGATGCCCCGTACGGAACAACCGGCACGCCGTGCCGTGCCCGCGCCCGTCACGGAGATCATCGGCCGTGAGGAGGAGACCCGCCGGATCCGCGAATCCCTGGAGCGCTCACGGCTGGTCACCCTGACCGGACCCGGTGGTGTCGGCAAGACCCGGCTGGCACTGGAGGTCGCGGCCACCTGGGCGGAGGAGGACGGCGTCCACCTCGTCGAACTCGCCGAGCTGCGCCGGTTCGACGAGGAAACCGTACGAACCGCGCTGGGCGTCCGGGACGACGGCTCGTCCCGCCCGCTCGGTGAGGTGCTGTACGGCAGGCGGCTGCTGCTGGTCCTGGACAACTGTGAGCACGTGGTCGAGCAGGCCGCCGCGGTCGTGGGCCCGCTGCTGCGTCAGGTGCCCGGCCTGCGCGTGCTGGCCACGAGCCGGGAGCCGCTGCGGGTGTCAGGGGAGGCGGTGGTCGTGGTGCCGCCGCTGCTCCCCGCCGATGCCGCGCGCCTGTTCACCGAGCGGGCCGCGGCAGCCGGACAGGCCGCCGACGACGCCGACGCGGTGGCCACGATCTGCCGCAGGCTGGACGGCATCCCGCTCGCACTGGAGCTGGCCGCGTCCCGGGTGCCCGGGCTGGGCGTGCGCGAGCTTGCCGAGCGGCTGCACCTGCGGTTGCTCGGCGACGGCCCCAGGGACGCGCCGGCCCGCCAGCGCACGCTTGCCTCCGTGATCGAGTGGAGCTGGGACCTGCTGAGCGGGCCGGAGCGGACGGTGCTCGCCCGGCTCGCCGTGCACGTCGGCGGCTGCACGCTCGACGCGGCGGAGCGCACCTGCGCCGGAGGCGGTGTCGGCGTCTCGGAGGTCATGGACGTCCTCGCCCGGCTCGTCTCCCGGTCCATGGTCGTTCAGGGGGACGGGCGTTACCGGCTGCTGGAGCCGATCGCCGAGTACTGCCGTGAACGGCTCAGGGACGCCGGGGAACTGGAGGCGGCGCGGCGGCGGCACCGCGACTACCACGCCGCGCTCGCCGTACGAGCCGAGACCCACCTCCGCGGTCCCGGCCAGCAGGCGTGGATGGCCCGGCTGGAGGCGGAACAGGCCAACCTCCGTGCGGCGCTGGACGAGGCGATCGAGCACGGCGCGGCAGAATGTGCCTTGACCTTGGTCAACGCCCAGGCCTGGTATTGGTTCGTGACCGGACGGCTGGGTGAGGCACGCCGGTCGATCGCCAGGGCCCTGGCGGTGGAGCCGCCGGATGCGGCAGGAGCGGCGCGGGCGGAGGCGCTGGCCTGGCAGGCCGGCATCGGCCTGCGCACCGGTGAGGCCGGGAACGCCGACCGCGCGCTGGAGGACCTGGACGACCCCGCCACGCGGGCCCGGATGCGGTGGTTTCTTGGGTTCGCCCGGATCGGCGTGGGAGAGCAGGCGGTGGGGATCCGCCACCTGGCCGAGGCGCGGCGCGAGTTCGACGCCGTCGGGGATCGGTGGGGGATGGCCGCAGCCCTGGCCGGGCTGGCCCGATACGCCGCGATCGGCGGCGACCTCGCGACCGCCGGACGCGACGGCGAGCGGGCCGCCGCGCTCTTCGCCGAGGTGGGGGACCAGTGGGGAGTGCTGCAGGCCACCGAGCCCTTGGGCGTGCTGGCCGAGGCCACGGGCGAATACCCAGCGGCGACCCGCCACTTCACGACGGGACTCCGGATCGCCGAACGCCTCGGGTTGTGGTCGGAGGTGTCCCTGATGTCCTCGCGGCTGGGCAGGATCGCCCTCCTCACCGGCGACCACGAGCGCGCCGACGAACTCCACGAACGCGCTCGGCGGCGCGCGGTCGAGCAGTCCGACAAGTCCATGGAGGAGTTCGCCAGGATCGGCCTCGGGCTGTCCGCCCGCAGGAGGGGAAGCCTGGACGAGGCGGAGGACTACTTCCGCACCGGCCTGGAGTGGATGCGCCGGATCGGCGGAGGCGGGCCGGAGGCGCTGCTCCTGGCCGAGCTCGGCTTCCTCGCCGAGCAGCGGGGGGATGCCCGGGCCGCGTCCGATCTCCATTCACGGAGCCTGGACGTGGCCCGCGCGGAGGACGATGCCAGGGGCGAGGCTCACGCGCTGGAGGGGCTGGCGGGCGCGCGGGTGCTCGCCGGGGATCCCGTCGGCGCCGCCCGGCTCCTGGAGGCGGCGCGGGAGCTTCGCGAGCGGGCAGGCGTCCCGCTCCCACCGGCCGAGCGCTTCGACGTGGACCGCATCAGCGTGGCGGTGCGGAAAGCACTTGCCAGCACAAAGGGGCAGATCCCCATATAACCTCTCCTGCATGACCGGATCCCTGCTCGAGGTGATTGCGCTCAATGTGCGCGACGCCGTGGCCGCCGAACAGGGCGGAGCCGACCGGCTGGAGGTCGTCGCCGACATGGCGGCCGACGGGCTGACCCCCTCCCCGGAGACGGTGGCCGCGATCGCCGCGGAATGTCCCCTGCCCCAGATGGTGATGCTCCGCTGCGACGCCAACTTCGTCGCCGACCCCGACGTCTTAGTGCGGCTGAGCCGCGACGCCAAGGCGCTGGCACAGGCGGGGGCGGCCGGTTTCGTGTTCGGGTTCCTCGACGGCGCCGGAGCCGTCGACCTCGCGGCCACCGAGGCGCTCATCCACGCCGTCTCCCCCTTGCCGTGGACCTTCCACCGGGCCGTCGACCACGCGGCCGACATCCAGGCGTCGTGGCGCGCCGTGCGCCTGCTGCCCAACCTCGCGACCGTGCTCACGTCCGGATCCCCAGTCGGCGTGGGCGACGGCCTGCCGGTGTTGAAAACCCGCGCGGAGGCGGGTGACGGCTCGATCATCCTGGCCGGCGGCGGCCTGCGGCCGGCACACGTGCCCGTGCTGCTCGACTACGGCATCAGGGCCTTCCACGTGGGGTCCGCGGTCCGCGCGAGCTGGTCGGACCCGGTCGAGTGGCGCCTGGTACGCCAATGGCGGGCCCTGGTCGAACGCGACTGACTACGGCAGGGCGCGTCTGAGTAGGCCAGGGCGGCCTCCGACTACGGGAGGGCGCGTCTGAGTAGGCCAGGGCCGCCTCCGACTACGGGAGGGCGCGTCTGAGTAGGCCAGGGCCGCCTCCGACTACGGGAGGGCGGCGTCGGCGCGGCGGAGGGCGGCGGCGAGCGTGCGAATCGTGGCCGGCTCGTCCATGACGCCGCCCCCGGCCTCTCGCTGCTCCTCCCACGCGCTCACCCGCTCCCGGTAGGAGTCGTAGTGGGCCAGGTGGAAGGCGTAAACAGTGGCGAAGCGGCTCACCAGGTGCGACGGGTGCATGTCCCATCCTTGGTAGAAGCCGTGCCGCAACGAGTGGCGCACCAGCTCGGCGTGCCGCAGCCACAAGGCGTGCACGTCGACGGCGCGGTCGGAGGCAGGTGAGGCGGCGAGCGAGCCGTCCGAGAGCTCCACGCCGGTGCCGGCGAACGCCGTCTGCATGACGTGCCGGGCGTGGTCGCAGGCAGGATGGTCCAGCCGCTGCTCGTGCGGCGGCAGCCCGAGCGCGGCCGTGTAGTCGAACACCCCGAAGTGCGCCGCCGCCAGCCGCCCGCCGAGCGACTCGGCCAGCTCGGCACGCAGGAAGGGCAGCGTCTGCGGCGCCTCCACCTGCATCTCGAACCGCAGCCGGACGTCCAGGCCGGCCTCCAGCCGCTCCAGCACGCCCGCGAACTGCGGCAGATAGTCCTCCATGAGCACCTTCGGGAACGTCACCGTGAACCCGGCCGGCAGCTCGCCGACCCGCTCGACCACCCCGGTGACGAACCCGCCGAGCGTCCGCACCGACCGCCCGGGGTCCCCGTCCGCGAACGACTTCACCCGCGGCCCCCACCGCCGCGGCAGCGCCCCGGCGGCGTGCAGCGCGGCCACCGCCTCGGCGGCCTGCTCCACGTGGCCGTCCTCGACCTCGTCCGGTCGCACGCCGTAGCCGTCCTCGAAGTCGACGCGCAGGTCCTCGATCGGCTCGTGGGTGAGCTTGGCCAGCACCTTCTCGTGTACGGCCGCGGCCGGTCCGCGAGGCACGCCGAAGACCTCGACCAGCTCGCCGGGGCCGCCGAGATGGGCCTTTACCAGGGACAACGCGTGATCGCGCCACTCATCGACGGTGCGCGCGGAGAACCGGTCGGCCGGCACATAGACGGTGTGGACCGGCTGCCACCCGGGAGCGGCGCTCAGCTGCGGGTAACGGGCCTGCTGGGCGCGGTAGGCCTCGGCGAACCCGCCCGGGGGCTCAGGGACGACAGGCACGGAGCATGGCCTCCAGACCGACGATTTTGACACGTTCGCCGCGACCCAGCGTCTTGGCCAGCTCGGCCTCCGCCGCCTCGATCGCCAGCCACTCCTCGTACGTCACCGGATGCACCCCCCGCTCGGCCAGCAGCGCCTCGACGGGCCCGCCATGGACGCGTTCGCGCCCCGCCCGGTTCGACGTGCCCGGGTCCGGCACCAGATCCGACAGCAGCGTCCGGACCGTCTCGGCGGCGTCGGACTTGTTGGTGCCGATGACCCCGGTGGGGCCGCGTTTGAGCCAGCCTGCCACATATTCGCGCTCGCGCACGCGCCCGGCCACGTTCGGCACGGTCATGGTCTGCTCGGAGAACGGCACCCCGGGCAGCGGCACGCTCTGGTAACCGACCGAGCGCAGCACCATGCCGACGTTCAGGGTCTCGAACTCGCCCGTGCCCACGACGCGGCCCTCCTCCGACAGGCGGGTGCGTTCGAGCTTGAGCCCTTCGACCCGCTCGGTGCCGAGGATCTCCACGGGCCGCAGCCAGAACCGCACGTCGAGGCGGCGCGGGCGGCCGACGGGCTCGCGGGCGGCCCACGACTGCAGGACCTTGATGTTGCCCTGGACCTGGCGCGGGAAGTCGCCGCCGAGCACGACGGCCTCGTCCGGCCGTACGCAGACGTCCGCGTTGGCCAGATCGCCCAGCTCCCGCAGCTCCTTCAGGGTGAACTTGGCGTGCTCGGGACCCCGGCGGCCCACCATGTGGATGGCCTTCACCTGGCTCTCCGACAGGCGCTGGAGCACGTCGTGCGGCACGTCGGTGGCGCGTAGCTCGTCGGCGGTCTTGGCCAGGACGCGTACGACGTCCACGGCGACGTTTCCGACCCCGATGACGGCGATCTCGGAGCTGTCGAGCGTGAACCTGTCGGG from Nonomuraea polychroma encodes the following:
- a CDS encoding flavin reductase family protein, producing MPTGPNSQSANGHLDSRRFRQVLGRFATGVVAITALDPQDGRPCGLAANSFTSVSLDPPLVAFCVAHTSTSWPRVRGAKVVTVNVLAEDQQSVCAQMATKGGDKFAGLEWTGSPGGNPVLEGALAWMDCAVEAEHPAGDHVIVVARVLQLDTHADGGPLVFFRGGYGGFVDAS
- a CDS encoding thiolase C-terminal domain-containing protein, producing MLDFRDVTAIAGVGYTPFTKDSGASTLTLACRAVLAALEDAGLTADDVDGLATHRVGDSAPPALVGPALGLTDLAWHLDQFGGGSVSHAVVGQAALAVAAGMAETVVCYRAINARSEFRMGGTGRGVPASPEVQYQAPYGYVAPPQQYAMYARAHMLKYGTKAEHFGQLAVTQRANAAKNPRALMRTPITMDDYLASRWIAEPFRLLDCCLETDGACAVVVTTAERARSLRRPPVLISAAAWGGGTSHLSGPAADPTVTAAAALAPRLYAQAGLGPAEIDVAELYDCFTYSVIVQLEDYGFCAKGEGGPYVASGATALDGPLPVNTHGGFLSEGYVHGVNHIAEAVSQLRGDAGDRQVPGAEVALSTAQPGYILPATSALILRRS
- a CDS encoding Zn-ribbon domain-containing OB-fold protein; translated protein: MPYRPEPDRDSREWWQRIATREFVVQRCDTCGTTRFPARAFCPACRTEAWHWQEVEPEGRVESWIVNHQAFMPGAREPYVVVMVRLAAVPGCLVYGNWDGERPPEAGERVRASYNRIDDTLTLVNWAPAAG
- a CDS encoding GntR family transcriptional regulator, translated to MARSVLYQQVAAELRRAIYSGVLGPGAQLPTEAQLMEDHGVSRNTVRLALGELVNEGLVTRTPRRGTVVRDRRPLLIYPQRELEPQPRGELREAFAYAVAQEGRAPSQYIEVLTVSPVEEIASRLELADGELAVVRRRLRFVDGQPYNTNDSYFPRDLVADSEIARPGDIARGANRVLEELGHAQVRVVDDIWARMPNQEEAERLQLELGTPVMVYVRVGFDGADMPVRVAVSVLPADKHLIRYELDRR
- a CDS encoding GNAT family N-acetyltransferase; this translates as MHTNTLLHPLALRRAEPHDLPGVLTLLADTAEWLYAQGVRQWPRNGFGPERIEPLIEERVLFLLDDELRYLDPDESAPPVATIALDDHADPEFWTPGDDPGAALYIHKLAVARPWSGSGLGDALLDWAAASAFAAGLPWLRLDCAKANPRLQSYYRSRGFHHVRTVDLPHRSSGALFQRPSEDLSTTAFRDLTIAELISA
- a CDS encoding NADP-dependent oxidoreductase, coding for MNNDFISREIRLAARPVGVPGPETFELASTRVPRPGEGQIVVRNTWMSVDPYMREWMREEVSYAQPYRIGAPLLGSAVGEVVASRADSVPVGSMVTHFLGWREYALLDAADATVIDTTAAPAEAYLGPLGTTGLTAYATLTRVAPVEPGDVVYVSAAAGAVGSVAGQIARKLGAAQVIGSAGGPVKAKKLVADFGFDAGLDHRAAPIGAQLAEAAPDGIDVYVDNVGGDHLRAAIEALRDHGRIGMVGAISSYNSTEPVPGPDNLFKLAAKNATLRGMLVTSYLGLFPEWIERGAAWIADGSLHYEQTVFDGIDRAPDAFLGVLSGANTGKMLVRLN
- a CDS encoding pyridoxamine 5'-phosphate oxidase family protein encodes the protein MSTRMSVSEREEFLAGTHIGVLSVADGRAPLLVPIWYGYAPGGDIRISTPSGTRKLELIRDAGHVGFAAQQEAMPYKYVSIDGVVAGYEPTDPGEYREWSIRYLGPEQGERFFASIQDGLGDWVTIRIRPERWRTFDFGKEFA
- a CDS encoding BTAD domain-containing putative transcriptional regulator, with the translated sequence MRFGVLGPLTVWTEDGEPVRIPETKVRALLADLLVREGGPVSADRLVDDLWGDDLPRHPANALQQKVSQLRRVLNEAEPGTRDLVGHGPAGYRLTIEADAVDAGQFAVLVSRAGRTRDPRTRSALLADALALWRGPALADFADAPFAGPAITRLEEARLAALEDRAEARLDLGEHHTVAGELGDLAARHPLRERVQAAYLRALYGAGRQAEALEAYEEVRRRLADELGADPGPQLAALHAAMLRQDPALMPRTEQPARRAVPAPVTEIIGREEETRRIRESLERSRLVTLTGPGGVGKTRLALEVAATWAEEDGVHLVELAELRRFDEETVRTALGVRDDGSSRPLGEVLYGRRLLLVLDNCEHVVEQAAAVVGPLLRQVPGLRVLATSREPLRVSGEAVVVVPPLLPADAARLFTERAAAAGQAADDADAVATICRRLDGIPLALELAASRVPGLGVRELAERLHLRLLGDGPRDAPARQRTLASVIEWSWDLLSGPERTVLARLAVHVGGCTLDAAERTCAGGGVGVSEVMDVLARLVSRSMVVQGDGRYRLLEPIAEYCRERLRDAGELEAARRRHRDYHAALAVRAETHLRGPGQQAWMARLEAEQANLRAALDEAIEHGAAECALTLVNAQAWYWFVTGRLGEARRSIARALAVEPPDAAGAARAEALAWQAGIGLRTGEAGNADRALEDLDDPATRARMRWFLGFARIGVGEQAVGIRHLAEARREFDAVGDRWGMAAALAGLARYAAIGGDLATAGRDGERAAALFAEVGDQWGVLQATEPLGVLAEATGEYPAATRHFTTGLRIAERLGLWSEVSLMSSRLGRIALLTGDHERADELHERARRRAVEQSDKSMEEFARIGLGLSARRRGSLDEAEDYFRTGLEWMRRIGGGGPEALLLAELGFLAEQRGDARAASDLHSRSLDVARAEDDARGEAHALEGLAGARVLAGDPVGAARLLEAARELRERAGVPLPPAERFDVDRISVAVRKALASTKGQIPI
- a CDS encoding copper homeostasis protein CutC; protein product: MTGSLLEVIALNVRDAVAAEQGGADRLEVVADMAADGLTPSPETVAAIAAECPLPQMVMLRCDANFVADPDVLVRLSRDAKALAQAGAAGFVFGFLDGAGAVDLAATEALIHAVSPLPWTFHRAVDHAADIQASWRAVRLLPNLATVLTSGSPVGVGDGLPVLKTRAEAGDGSIILAGGGLRPAHVPVLLDYGIRAFHVGSAVRASWSDPVEWRLVRQWRALVERD
- a CDS encoding DUF6986 family protein → MPVVPEPPGGFAEAYRAQQARYPQLSAAPGWQPVHTVYVPADRFSARTVDEWRDHALSLVKAHLGGPGELVEVFGVPRGPAAAVHEKVLAKLTHEPIEDLRVDFEDGYGVRPDEVEDGHVEQAAEAVAALHAAGALPRRWGPRVKSFADGDPGRSVRTLGGFVTGVVERVGELPAGFTVTFPKVLMEDYLPQFAGVLERLEAGLDVRLRFEMQVEAPQTLPFLRAELAESLGGRLAAAHFGVFDYTAALGLPPHEQRLDHPACDHARHVMQTAFAGTGVELSDGSLAASPASDRAVDVHALWLRHAELVRHSLRHGFYQGWDMHPSHLVSRFATVYAFHLAHYDSYRERVSAWEEQREAGGGVMDEPATIRTLAAALRRADAALP